A genomic region of Elephas maximus indicus isolate mEleMax1 chromosome 10, mEleMax1 primary haplotype, whole genome shotgun sequence contains the following coding sequences:
- the NDUFB1 gene encoding NADH dehydrogenase [ubiquinone] 1 beta subcomplex subunit 1: MVNLIQMVREHWVHTLVPMGFVFGYYLDRRNDERLTAFRNKSMLFKRELKPNEEVTWK; encoded by the exons aTGGTGAATTTAATTCAGATGGTGCGTGAGCACTGGGTTCATACACTTGTCCCTATGGGATTTGTCTTCGGATATTATCTGGACAGACGGAATGATGAGAGACTAACCGCCTTCCGGAACAAGAGTATGTTATTTAAAAG GGAATTGAAACCCAATGAAGAAGTTACCTGGAAGTAA